One region of Corynebacterium capitovis DSM 44611 genomic DNA includes:
- a CDS encoding RNA-binding S4 domain-containing protein encodes MTVNQGGASAVRIDVWLWAVRIFKTRSQAAEAVRAGHVKINDQAVKPATQVVPGERVRVWKDHRYLEFEVTGTTSKRVGAPLARSMYIDVSPPSPPRDVCAALPVRDRGAGRPTKKDRRAIDRLRGAR; translated from the coding sequence GTGACCGTAAACCAGGGCGGGGCCTCGGCCGTGCGTATCGACGTCTGGCTGTGGGCCGTACGCATTTTCAAGACGCGCTCCCAGGCCGCGGAGGCCGTTCGCGCCGGACACGTCAAGATCAACGATCAGGCGGTCAAGCCCGCAACCCAGGTTGTGCCGGGGGAGCGGGTGCGCGTGTGGAAGGACCACCGCTACCTAGAGTTTGAGGTCACGGGAACGACGTCGAAGAGGGTCGGCGCGCCCCTGGCCCGTTCGATGTATATCGATGTGTCCCCGCCGTCGCCCCCGCGTGATGTGTGTGCGGCGCTGCCGGTTCGAGACAGGGGGGCGGGGCGGCCGACGAAAAAAGACCGGCGGGCCATCGACCGGCTGCGGGGCGCGAGGTGA
- a CDS encoding GTP pyrophosphokinase encodes MPEKKREKSHAKVPDTVIARLGSTYFAWLDAHPDAAVTFQQSLVELLGDAGVTYDRVDVRVKSWPSLKAKARKLQDGVPVYPDPWQDIRDVIGARITVLHSTEIPAVLTLLADEFEVLRSVDKAQETRVSGGFGYGSHHLVLKVTGESEGLDDYVGTVFEVQVRTVLQHAWAEFEHDIRYKRSPGVARAGENDVDPQVDRAFTLAAGLIELADQQFDQIAGRTQSQHGVETDVTAELTPETLPGVLTVILGSRFPLSRAGDYQFLHELLRTHDIEHVSQLAELANPANIEAVTNSINYAFVPGQVRIVDDLLLNQFGAEHVERTAETGNRPRLRRERLKKRLATLREGRSS; translated from the coding sequence GTGCCGGAGAAGAAACGCGAAAAGAGTCACGCCAAGGTGCCCGACACCGTCATAGCGCGGCTTGGCTCGACATATTTCGCATGGCTCGATGCCCACCCCGATGCCGCGGTGACGTTCCAGCAATCGCTCGTGGAACTTCTTGGCGACGCCGGCGTGACCTACGACCGTGTCGACGTCAGGGTGAAGTCGTGGCCCTCGTTGAAAGCCAAGGCCCGCAAGCTGCAGGACGGCGTGCCTGTCTACCCGGACCCCTGGCAGGACATCCGCGACGTGATCGGTGCGCGCATCACCGTGCTCCACTCCACCGAGATTCCGGCGGTGCTCACACTGCTGGCGGATGAGTTTGAGGTGCTGCGCAGCGTCGATAAGGCCCAGGAGACGCGGGTGTCCGGCGGGTTTGGGTACGGGTCGCACCACCTCGTTTTGAAGGTGACCGGGGAATCAGAGGGACTGGATGATTACGTAGGCACCGTCTTCGAAGTGCAGGTTCGCACGGTGCTTCAGCACGCGTGGGCGGAGTTCGAACACGACATTCGCTATAAGCGCTCTCCGGGAGTTGCGCGCGCCGGAGAGAACGACGTCGACCCCCAGGTGGACCGCGCGTTCACCCTCGCCGCGGGCCTGATTGAGCTGGCGGACCAGCAGTTTGACCAGATCGCAGGTCGAACGCAATCGCAGCATGGCGTCGAGACGGATGTCACCGCCGAGCTCACGCCCGAGACGCTGCCGGGCGTGCTCACGGTCATTCTGGGCAGCCGCTTCCCCCTTTCGCGAGCGGGCGACTACCAATTCCTTCATGAGCTCCTGCGCACCCACGACATAGAGCACGTGTCACAGCTCGCTGAGCTGGCCAATCCCGCCAACATCGAAGCGGTGACAAACTCGATAAACTACGCCTTCGTGCCCGGGCAGGTACGCATTGTCGACGACCTGTTACTCAACCAATTCGGCGCCGAGCACGTTGAGCGTACGGCCGAGACCGGCAACCGGCCGCGTCTGCGCCGCGAGCGGCTGAAGAAGCGTCTCGCAACCCTGCGCGAGGGCCGCAGCAGCTAG
- the treY gene encoding malto-oligosyltrehalose synthase, whose protein sequence is MRRPITSTYRLQLRGSHADPSGRQFGFAEAAEQVPYLRSLGVSHIYLSPIFTSVKESNHNYDVTNPTLVNPELGGIEGLRTLAETAHNEGLGLILDIVPNHLGVENPLLNRWWWDVLKHGQDSEFEMYFDIDWHEDNGAGGKLGLPVLGQEGDEDKFELVHLDYIPGEDDSGEPFDEDVLKYYDNYFPLKPGTYTSLEDDPRAVYERQTYRLMYWRDGVISYRRFFSVNGLAGIRQEDPLVFEQTHRVLRQLIAEDLLDGIRVDHPDGLADPFDYLTRLRGLIGDDRWLVVEKILGVNEPLDPRLAVDGTTGYDALRELDGVFIDRSAEDTLGMLSLQQTGSVWDEAAISAAELQLKREVADGELRAELRRLTRAIRRDNFSTAGSGVSEEELTSTVMELVAAIPVYRADYISLSRITATVVAEMARKFPSRSDALDLISAALLANGEAKTRFAQVCGAVMAKGVEDTLFYRASRLVALQEVGGAPGRFGVSPAEFHLLQQERATLWPLAMTTLTTHDTKRTEDTRARLIEITESPDEFSELVRHVSAIVPAPDPATGYFLIQNILGVWPYDGAITDSLRERLHEYAVKAVREAGVNTTWFDHDPAYEGAIRDWIDALLNGPATTAMTDYAATLHRGAVTVSLGRKLLQLAGPGIPDIYQGEEFFNLNLVDPDNRRFVDFTNRSQTLGQYLDAPAGAEAPSLPNEVDAVKQAVVREALALRREFPSVFLSGEHQAVFAQGEAEKHLIGLARGDGDARGNAGLSVIALATRLPLKLEQRGGWGETSVTLPEGTWTDRLTGRTWEGTVAATDVFAALPVALLVNDRLAKAAAV, encoded by the coding sequence ATGCGACGCCCAATTACGTCGACATACCGACTGCAGCTGAGGGGTTCCCACGCGGACCCGTCGGGGCGTCAGTTCGGTTTTGCGGAAGCCGCCGAGCAGGTACCGTACCTGCGCTCTCTTGGAGTGTCTCACATCTACCTTTCACCGATTTTCACGTCGGTGAAGGAGTCGAACCACAACTACGACGTGACCAACCCGACCCTGGTCAACCCCGAGCTCGGCGGGATCGAGGGGTTGCGAACCTTGGCTGAAACCGCCCACAATGAGGGCCTCGGCCTCATCCTCGACATCGTGCCCAACCACCTTGGCGTAGAAAACCCCCTGCTCAATAGGTGGTGGTGGGACGTTCTCAAGCACGGCCAGGATTCCGAGTTCGAGATGTACTTCGATATCGACTGGCACGAAGACAACGGAGCCGGTGGGAAGCTGGGGCTCCCGGTGCTGGGCCAGGAGGGGGACGAAGACAAGTTTGAGCTCGTCCACCTAGACTACATCCCCGGGGAGGACGACAGCGGGGAGCCCTTCGACGAAGACGTGCTGAAGTATTACGACAATTACTTCCCGCTCAAACCCGGGACGTACACGAGCCTTGAGGACGACCCGCGCGCTGTCTACGAGCGTCAGACCTACCGGCTTATGTACTGGCGCGACGGCGTGATTTCCTACCGCCGCTTCTTCTCCGTCAATGGTCTTGCCGGTATTCGTCAAGAGGACCCGCTGGTGTTTGAGCAGACGCACCGGGTTCTGCGCCAGCTCATTGCGGAGGATTTGTTGGACGGCATCCGGGTCGATCACCCGGACGGGCTGGCGGATCCCTTCGATTACCTCACTCGGTTGAGGGGTCTCATCGGCGACGACCGGTGGCTTGTGGTGGAAAAGATCCTCGGGGTCAACGAGCCTTTAGATCCCCGCCTCGCCGTCGACGGCACCACCGGTTACGACGCGCTGCGCGAGCTCGACGGGGTGTTCATTGACCGCTCCGCCGAAGACACGCTGGGCATGCTTTCCCTCCAGCAGACCGGCTCGGTGTGGGATGAGGCCGCTATTTCCGCAGCCGAACTCCAGCTCAAGCGGGAGGTTGCGGACGGGGAGCTACGCGCGGAGCTGCGCCGACTGACACGTGCGATCCGCCGCGACAACTTCTCGACGGCCGGCTCCGGCGTATCGGAGGAAGAGCTCACGTCGACCGTGATGGAGCTTGTCGCCGCTATCCCTGTCTACCGCGCAGATTACATTTCCCTGTCGCGGATTACGGCGACGGTCGTGGCGGAGATGGCGCGCAAGTTTCCGTCGAGAAGCGATGCCCTCGACCTCATTTCCGCGGCCTTGCTGGCCAACGGCGAGGCGAAGACCCGTTTCGCCCAGGTGTGCGGCGCCGTGATGGCGAAGGGCGTGGAAGACACTCTGTTCTACCGTGCGAGCCGTCTCGTCGCGCTGCAGGAGGTAGGCGGCGCACCTGGGCGCTTCGGTGTCTCCCCTGCGGAGTTCCACTTGCTGCAACAGGAACGGGCGACCCTCTGGCCGCTGGCGATGACCACGCTGACGACGCACGATACGAAGCGTACCGAGGACACGCGGGCGCGACTGATCGAGATTACGGAATCCCCTGACGAGTTCTCCGAGCTCGTGCGGCACGTCAGCGCCATCGTGCCCGCCCCCGACCCGGCAACCGGTTACTTCCTCATTCAGAACATCCTCGGCGTCTGGCCCTACGACGGGGCCATCACCGACTCGTTGCGGGAGCGTTTGCACGAGTACGCAGTTAAGGCGGTGCGGGAAGCGGGGGTGAACACGACCTGGTTTGATCACGACCCCGCATACGAGGGTGCGATCAGGGATTGGATCGACGCGCTGCTCAACGGCCCAGCAACAACCGCAATGACCGACTACGCAGCCACATTGCACCGAGGTGCCGTCACCGTCTCGCTCGGCCGCAAGCTGCTGCAGTTAGCGGGCCCGGGCATTCCAGACATCTACCAAGGCGAGGAGTTTTTCAACCTCAACCTCGTCGACCCCGACAACAGGCGGTTCGTAGACTTCACCAATCGCTCGCAGACGCTGGGCCAATACCTCGACGCACCCGCTGGTGCGGAGGCGCCCTCCCTCCCGAACGAGGTGGACGCCGTGAAGCAAGCCGTTGTCCGCGAAGCTCTGGCCCTGCGGCGGGAGTTCCCCTCCGTCTTTCTCTCTGGCGAGCACCAGGCGGTGTTCGCGCAGGGTGAGGCGGAAAAGCACCTCATCGGCCTGGCCCGAGGTGACGGGGACGCGCGTGGCAATGCGGGTCTTTCGGTCATCGCTTTAGCCACACGCCTGCCTCTCAAGTTGGAACAGCGCGGCGGATGGGGCGAAACCTCCGTCACGCTGCCGGAGGGGACGTGGACAGATCGCCTGACCGGTCGCACGTGGGAAGGGACTGTCGCGGCGACGGACGTCTTCGCCGCCTTGCCGGTCGCGTTGCTTGTCAATGACCGTTTGGCAAAGGCTGCCGCGGTCTAA